A single genomic interval of Musa acuminata AAA Group cultivar baxijiao chromosome BXJ3-4, Cavendish_Baxijiao_AAA, whole genome shotgun sequence harbors:
- the LOC135634829 gene encoding germin-like protein 3-8, with amino-acid sequence MELRCAAQSFVLFLSFTLLLASTRADPHPLQDFCVADFGATGVVVNGFPCKPASNVTSDDFFFAGLSNEGNTSNIFGSSVTPANVLSFAGLNTLGVSMNRVDVAPGGVNPPHSHPRATELIILLEGRLLVGFVSTNNQFFSKVLNPGEMFVVPKGLIHFQYNVGTKKALAITTFDSQLPGVVIASTTLFGSTPAIPDDVLAKAFQVDQKVVTAIKSKFAN; translated from the coding sequence ATGGAGTTGCGGTGTGCTGCACAGTCCTttgtcctcttcctctccttcaccCTCCTCCTTGCATCGACCCGCGCCGACCCTCACCCTCTGCAGGACTTCTGCGTCGCCGACTTCGGAGCTACTGGCGTGGTCGTCAATGGGTTCCCGTGCAAGCCTGCCTCCAACGTCACGTCCGACGACTTCTTCTTCGCCGGGCTGTCCAACGAGGGCAACACCAGCAACATCTTCGGTTCCAGCGTGACCCCTGCGAACGTCCTCAGCTTCGCGGGACTCAACACCCTCGGCGTCTCCATGAACCGTGTCGATGTCGCCCCCGGCGGCGTCAACCCGCCCCACAGCCACCCGAGAGCCACCGAGCTCATCATCCTCCTCGAGGGTCGACTGCTGGTGGGGTTCGTCAGCACCAACAACCAGTTCTTCTCCAAGGTCTTGAATCCCGGCGAGATGTTCGTGGTGCCCAAGGGCCTCATTCACTTCCAATACAACGTCGGAACGAAGAAGGCGCTCGCCATCACCACCTTCGACAGCCAGCTCCCAGGGGTGGTGATCGCCTCCACTACCCTGTTCGGATCGACGCCGGCGATTCCCGACGATGTGCTGGCCAAAGCTTTTCAGGTGGATCAGAAGGTTGTCACTGCCATAAAGTCCAAGTTTGCGAACTAA
- the LOC103975164 gene encoding germin-like protein 3-8 — protein sequence MELRCAAQSFVLFLSFTLLLASTRADPHPLQDFCVADFGATGVVVNGFPCKPASNVTSDDFFFAGLSNAGNTSNIFGSSVTPANVLSFAGLNTLGVSMNRVDVAPGGVNPPHSHPRATELIILLEGRLLVGFVSTNNQFFSKVLNPGEMFVVPKGLIHFQYNVGTKKALAITTFDSQLPGVVIASTTLFGSTPAIPDDVLAKAFQVDQKVVTAIKSKFAN from the coding sequence ATGGAGTTGCGGTGTGCTGCACAGTCCTttgtcctcttcctctccttcaccCTCCTCCTTGCATCGACCCGCGCCGACCCTCACCCTCTGCAGGACTTCTGCGTCGCCGACTTCGGAGCTACTGGCGTGGTCGTCAATGGGTTCCCGTGCAAGCCTGCCTCCAACGTCACGTCCGACGACTTCTTCTTCGCCGGGCTGTCCAACGCGGGCAACACCAGCAACATCTTCGGTTCCAGCGTGACCCCTGCGAACGTCCTCAGCTTCGCGGGACTCAACACCCTCGGCGTCTCCATGAACCGTGTCGATGTCGCCCCCGGCGGCGTCAACCCGCCCCACAGCCACCCGAGAGCCACCGAGCTCATCATCCTCCTCGAGGGTCGACTGCTGGTGGGGTTCGTCAGCACCAACAACCAGTTCTTCTCCAAGGTCTTGAATCCCGGCGAGATGTTCGTGGTGCCCAAGGGCCTCATTCACTTCCAATACAACGTCGGAACGAAGAAGGCGCTCGCCATCACCACCTTCGACAGCCAGCTCCCAGGGGTGGTGATCGCCTCCACTACCCTGTTCGGATCGACGCCGGCGATTCCCGACGATGTGCTGGCCAAAGCTTTTCAGGTGGATCAGAAGGTTGTCACTGCCATAAAGTCCAAGTTTGCGAACTAA